The DNA region ATCACAGATGTAGACAGTCTGAAGACAACGTTGGAACCCTTGGTCAAGTCCCATCAGGTTCTCATTCACAGCATGGCTGTATCTGACTATACACCGATTTACATGACCAGTTTGGAGGAATTAGAAAAAACGGACGACCTCTCTTGTTTACTCCATAAAAAAAATACCGAACATAAAATTTCTTCAAAAGAGGACTATCAAGTTCTCTTTCTAAAAAAAACTCCAAAGATTATCTCCTATGTCAAGGAGTGGAATCCAGCAATTCGACTCATCGGTTTTAAGCTATTGGTTGCTGTCTCAAAAGAAGAATTATTGGCAGTTGCTCGGCATAGCCTTGAAAAAAATCAAGCCGATTATATTTTGGCTAACGATTTGGTAGACATAGAAGAAAACAAACATGTTGCCTACCTCGTTGATCATGCTACAGAAACACAGGCAAACACTAAAGATGAAATTGCCCAGCTCATCTTAGAAACCTTAGAAAAAGGAGGTTAGAATGGCTAATATTACCCTCGCAGTAACCGGATCCATCTCAGCCTATAAGGCTGCCGATCTGACTAGTCAACTGACTAAGCTTGGACATCAAGTAACCGTCCTCATGAGTCAATCTGCCATGGACTTTATCACCCCCTTAACTTTCCAATCTCTGTCAAAAAATCTAGTCCATACAGATGTAATGATTGAAGAAAACCCCAGTCTGATTAAACACATTGATATAGCAAAAGAAACAGACCTCTTCCTAGTCGCGCCTGCTTCTGCCAACACCATTGCAAAACTAGCAAACGGTCTGGCAGATAATATTATAACAGCAACAGCTCTTGCTCTTCCCGATAGAACGAAGAAATTAGTTGCACCAGCCATGAATACCAATATGTACCTCAACCCTGCTACCCAGAAAAATCTAAGCAGATTAGCGGATTACGGATTTGAGGAAATCAAACCACGTAAAGCCTTACTCGCCTGTGGTGATTTCGGAACAGGAGCTTTAGCAGAAACTGAATATATCTTGGAGAAAGTGAGTCAAACCCTTTATGAAAAACAATAAATCCAATTTTGTAGCAACTATTGCAATTTTCTTTGCTGTCATGCTAGTAGTCCATTTATCTAGCTCTATCATTTTTAATCTTCTACCCTTTCCAATCAAACCTACCTTGATACACATTCCTGTGATAATCGCCTCCATTCTTTATGGTCCTCGAATCGGAGCCACACTCGGTGGCTTGATGGGGATGATTAGCGTTGTGACAAATACCGTGATTCTCTTACCAACTAGCTACCTCTTCACTCCTTTTGTTCCCAATGGAAATATTTTGTCGCTTATCATTGCCATCGTACCACGTATTTTGATTGGTATAACACCCTATTTTGTACACCAATTTATCAAAAATAAATTAGGATTATTGATTGCTGGTGCAATTGGTTCTATGACGAATACTGTTTTTGTATTGGGAGGAATCTTTGTTTTCTTCTCATCAGTTTACAACGCTAACATCCAGCTTATGCTAGCTGGAATTATAGGTACAAATGCTATTGCTGAGATGGTTATTTCATCTATCTTAGCACTTATAATCGTCCCAAGAATATTAAAATTAAAAAATCAGCACACATCTTAAACCATGTTTGTGTAGCCATCATCCATAAATCAAACAGTAAAACTCTTGAAAAGTTTAATAGATAAGCAATATCAAGAGTTTTTTTATCTGTAAAAAAGAAACCCAAGTCAAACTTGAGTCTCTGTATGCTTTAAGTAGTGTACTCTGTTCTTTTAATTTCGCCCCATACCTTCTTCTTTTTTTTATAGCCAATAAAGCTTGTCAGACGAACGTAATTTAAAATCCAGTGTAAGCAACAATATCTAAAAATAGAAACAATCGCTGCCTTACATAAATCAATGGGAGTAATAAACAAATCTTGAGAATAGGCGCGTTGCAAGAATGATGTGAAGGTCACAAGAGAGCAAAAAACAATATGGAGACAGAATAACGATACTAAAAACGAAGTATTTAATTGGTGAGAAAAGAAAGATAGCAAGATAATAAAACAACCAAATGTTTCTATAAATGGAGCCAAAAATTCAAACAGCAAGTAGTAGATATATGCAAAATATCCCACCACACCAAATTTTACTCTTGACAACATTTTATAGTATTTCTTCAAGCATTGATATAGACCTAAAAACCATCTGCGACGTTGCTGGCATAAATCTCCTAGAGAATTTGGAGCTTGACTCCAGCAAATAGCGCTTGTCTCATAGCAAATACGATAAGAAATATTATTATTACGACAAAAATAGTGCAATTTCATAACCAGTTCCATATCTTCCCCGAGAGTTTGCGTATCATAACCACCAACAGCTATTACATACTCTTTATGAAATAAGCCGAATGCACCTGATATAATTAAGTTAGATTGTAGATAATCAAATAAAATTCGTGTCCCTAAAAATGCACAGTCATATTCAATGGCTTGAGCACATGGCAGTAATGACCAAGGTAGTTGATAATTGTTGACTTGACCATCAACAATTCGCACTCCTTGTGCTACTTGAACGACTCCTCCAACAGAAATAACATTGTCCCACTTCTGCATTGGACGAACCAATTTTTTCAAGGAATCTTTTTGGAGTATAGAATCTGCATCAATACACAAAAAATAATCATGGTTTGCTGCATTAATTCCAAGATTCAGAACATCCCCCTTGCCTCCATTCTCCTTTTCGATTAAGGTCAGATGTACGGAACCAAACCACTTCTCTGATATTCTATGATAAGGACGACAGGATAAGCGATACTTGATTTCACAATGACATTCTTCTAGTTGAAAATACTCGCGTACTAATTTAGCCGTTTTATCTTTCGAACCATCATCTAACACAATAATCTCATAAACAGGATAATCCAACTTGAGCAATGATTGTATAGAAGAAATGATTGTCACCTCTTCATTATAGGCTGGTACCAATATAGAGATGGGAGGGTAACTCTTTTTACTTTTCTCATATTTCTCACGATTTTTATAGCGCTCGTGGAGATGGACTCCTCCAGCAATGACCGAAAACATAAGAAAACTAGCATATATAGTGAGGTGTCCCAAAAACAAAGTTTGTGAAACCGTTAAAAAACCTTTTAACCAAACCATTTCCTTTTCTCCCCTTAACTAATGTTTTTTCTTCCATTGAACATAGGAGCGCTTGATAATGTAGGACATATTAAAAATAAAAATTGCGATACAAATAATGATATAAAAATACAAAAGATTATGAACCATCTTTATTCTCCTTCCAATAGTTTTTCAATATCGTATACGATTCCTTTAGAACACCAGTGACATTAGGTTTATTCCATTTATTGATACGATAAAACGCTATCGGTATATTATTATTTTGTCTCAACTGGCCAATTCCAATTCCAATCTGGTCAATGCGCATTTCGGAAACACCGTAATGCATGTAGTAATCATCGTGGATTTTCCCTTGAGCAGGATTTGAAAAATTTAATAACTGCCATGGAATTCGTACTTCTACCACATCTTTACCAAAATAAATATCTGACCGTGAATCAAAATCCTCAGCCCCTCTTTGGCTATTTCCAACTCGTAGCTTACCAGTTTCAAAAACAGGATTCCATTTGTCTTGACGTGCCGCTTTCTCTAAATCATCAAAGATGCGATTATGCTTTAAAAGTAATGAGACAGGATGAAAATGTGACGAATCTGACTCAGGGATATCTACAAATGGATCTATTCCCTTTATTTGTTTTAGGTAATTAGCTCGAACAGCATCGTATCTATTTTGCACTAATAAATGACTACCATTTGTACCATCTATACTCAGGATAAAATCCACCTTACTTTGGAAGTTCAACTTTCCATGTTCCCAATACAAGCTCCCTGTCTTAGGTGTTATATCCAATGGAAGAGTCCATTTATCTTGTGGTGTTAAACCTTCTTTTTTGATAGCAAAATACAGATAATTTTCATCACTATCTACACTTAGTTTAGCTCCATCATGCTCTATTAAAGGCTGAATATTCCACTCTGTCAACTTTCCATCAATCACATGATTCTTGACTTGATTTTCAAAAGCTAATAATCCAAATCCTTGATTATTGGATTGAACATCCCCCCATTGGAAACGACTGTGTCTATTTGTCGTAAAGGAGGTGTTCCAAGTACGAGCTCCCCAATCATCTTGCCACGTTTCAACGAGAGCACCAACTGTCCCTGCTTTTAGAAATGATTGATAGTCTCGAACTAATAACTCACCTTGTTGTTTTTCTGATAATGGTCCTTCAATTCCTTCCTGACTAAGCGCAGTAATACCTCTGGAAGTTGAATACCCATAAGAGGAGATTAATACAGGAACACGATGATGACTTTTTAGAAGATGAGTATAGTTCTCTGGGTAATTTTTTTGTTTTGCCACTTCTATTACTTCTTGAGAAAGATTTGAACGATCCGCAATCACATAATCCAAGGCCTTTGGATGGTAGTCCAGTAACTGATAGGAAGCAAATAAACCTGTCTTCAAACGGCTAGTTGGAACTATATGTTCAATATCTAGCTGGGCATATTTTGAAGTCTGAGCTGCAAATGGTTTTTGATATATAAATGGATCTGTCAACGCGGAGCTGCCAAAGGTGATTAGGTGTTGCCAACCATATTTCTTTGATTCATACGCTACCATCTCATCCATAACTTGTGCTAGCATCACTTCAAAAGGTGTCACTTCTTTGATAGTACGAATATATTTTCCCTCATATGCTTCCTTCTTGACTTGATGATTTGTATAAGCAATTGTTGAACTATTCCACTGATCTCCAACTGCAAAACCAAGTACCCATTTTGAAACATCTTTTTTATAATACTGACTACCTAGATTTGTATTCCACACTTTTCTTCTACCATGTATTATATCTACTGCATCCTTTACATCGTGTAGCAGTTGTCCACGATAGTACTCATGAAAAGCATCAATAGCACTATTGTCTCGATAATCATCTATACGTACTCCTTGCAAAAGATACAGAGGATACTTTGAACGATTATTGTGTTCATCTAGCGCTTCATAGAAAGCAACATCCATAATCGATTTTACACGGATTGTATTGGCTCCCATCTCAGAAATTTTCTGCATCCAAGAAAGATATCTTTCCTTTCCTATCGCAAAGTCGTTCTCATGATAGCCTGCTATGCCGCTCCCCATATTTACTCCTTTGACGATGAAGGGACTATTACCTTGTTTTGTTTTTTGAATCAACTTCTGATTTTGAATTTGAAAAGTATACTGAATTTGACTATCTGAATACATTTGAGGCAAATATAAACTTCCATCAAAATAATAGAAATAATATCCAATACTTAAAAGGGCTGTTAGTAAACTAACTACAATAAGATATTTTTTCACAAGTCCCTCCTAATCTACTAATGTATTTGTGTTTTTTGATGGTGCACAATATTGATAAAGAGTATCAATGTGCTTGTCTAACCATTTTCCTCTATCTTCAATGAACTTCTTTAAAACATGAACAGACTCTCCGTAGCTAGTTTGATTTCTTTCAGGAGGCTGTAAATAATTCCTAGAGTCTACTTTTTGTACTTGAAATACATACCCCCACTTTTCATTATTGCGTTGGATAGCTGAACCTAAAAAATCGACAGTCTGATCAATATAATTTTGAAGTCTTTGTGTACTTAATTGATTTTTTCGCAAATGATGATATTTCTGAACCACTAGATCTACAAATTCTTTATCCTTCAACATCATGTTAAACCATGGAACATCTAGCATGGAAAAGCCAGCTTGGTCATAACTGACATCAATATGGTTATCAAAAGCATTATTAAAATCCCAGACAGCTATCTTCATTTTATCGCGCAAATCCTTATAAAGATAGGTTGAAAAAATCCCTGCATCCGTATTACGAAAGAACTCATTAATAATAAAATAGGTCGCAAATGCATTTCTATCAATGTATTGAGAGTATTTCTTTAAATCATACGAATACAGGATTCGTTCAATTTTACTAATATCTCGTTGAATAAAATCCTTTTGTTCTTTTGTGATATTTCTAATATTTGGATAGCGAATATCTAATGCTGAAATACCAGCCTGGTGAGTATAGCCAACAAAGTTATCAACAGGATTTTTTGCCTTATGTGGCCGATCCCAGACAGCAATATAGGATGTTAGAACCGCACGTTTATTACTTTTTTCAATAGCTATGCGATAAGGACCTTGTTCTATGCTTTCAACAATCAAATAAAGACCTTGGTACTCCCCATTTACAATCAATTCACAATAGCGAACATTTGGCGCATACTCCATTAGCTCTCCTGATATATTGTAAGAAAGATAATTCCGCACCAAAGTTCTGTCTAGAAATGGACCGTGCAATACCCACTCTGATTCTTTTGGCATACCAGCCACTGTATGAGCTACATCTTCACCATTTTTATTAACAAAACGCAACTTGATTGATTTTTTATCAAAATGTCGTGAAGAATTTCCACGATAGGCAACATCTGCCAAAGATTCTATACGAGCTTTTGTTGCCAGAGTATTTTTTTGATAAAGATCATCATGTAGACGGATTGTGCTACGAACAGATTGTTGCCGAGTAGAACCTTCATTGAGACCTCTGTCTTGAGGGATTTCTTGCTTATTTTCCGTATCAATTTCAACAATTGGTAAATGACTTGTTAGATATTCGGTAGAGTTGATAGGTTTATGAGAAACAGCTATTGTATGATGATGAAATCGTTCCTTAGATGGACGAAATTGAGCCACGTATAAATAGAAAATTCCTATTATCAAGCAACTTAAGGTCAGCAAATACATTAACTTTAACTTCATGTTTCTCACCCATTTATATCATCACTTTGTGTCACGATATTAAAATATTCAACTTCACCAAGTCGATAAACTTGATCAACCAATCCTTCCTCCTTTGTACAAGATTTATCATATACTCTTCGATTTACCTCAAATATTAACTCTACCATATCAGATTTAGTGTTTTTTACACGCTGAACTATTTGTCCACTAAAATATCGGAAAAAAAGTCCTTCCAAAGAAACCTCCAAATCCCGAGTAGCTCGTACAATCAATAACATACGATTCTCATTTTTTACCCTTCCCCAGAATAGTAATAATAAGAAAATCACACTACTACCAATCATTGCAACAATGTAATCACCAACTCCACAACAAATACCCACTACAATAGTCCAAAAAATATAAGTAGTATCACGAGAATCTTTCACGGCTGTTCTAAAGCGAACAACAGAAAGGGCACCGACCATACCTAGAGACAAGGCAACATTATTTCCAATAACGGTCATAACAGTGGCAGTTAGTACAGTAAGAGTCATAAGAGAAATGTTAAATTTCTTACTGTAAGTGGTACCTACATGAGTATAAGCATAGGAAATATAAATAACCCCACCTAAAAGCGCTGCTACTAAAATATGCATAAACATATCTTGTATCGTCAAAGTTCCGTTATGTTCTAAAATCTTTCGTAACAAGTCTTTCATTTTTAACCTTTTCCTATTTAAAATTGATAATGTTTACTAATCATTCTTCCCATACAATACTTGCTAGCACTTAGTTCACTACGATCCACCTCAGCTAGAAGATCTTTTATATAAGACAACAAAAAGCCATTAAACTTTACTTCTAGAATTACCAAGTGAGGGTCTAATAGCGTATATTGCAATAAATCATCATCGAAAATATCATGGGACGCTTCGGTTCCTTTTACTTGCCAATCAAAAGTGACACGGATGTCATTTTCAGGTGCAAAAAATGCTTTACGTCTGTACTCAATAATAGTTTTAGGTCGGTAACAATACTGATTCATACGATAATAAGACTCAAGAGCCAGTTGTTCAGAATGGCATAACAGTACAGAAGTATCCCCTAAAATTAGAGCCTGAGCTTCATCTTTCGGCAACAAAAGAGAGCGCTTTCTTTGACTATCTCCTTGTTTCTGCTTCATTTCTAATTTTGCATACGGTGAATTACCACCGTAGTTTCTCAGACGAATTTTGCGCCGAACTTCAAGGCCGTCCTCTTTTTCTTGCCAATCCACATCCTCAAGCGAATCAAAATAAAGAGAACGTACACGGTAACCATCTCCTTTTCCATGGCTATCTGTCTGCATTATTCTTTCTAGTTTTAATGACAAATAATAATAAGCTTCTAACGGAATCAGGTATTTTTTTTCTTTCCGCAAGACTTCATTAATCACTGCATACTCCTTTCTAATAATACACATGCACAAAGAGAAAACAAAATTTACTTTCTAGTGCTTAGCTTTTTATCTAACTCACTAGAGACGGCTAAGGCTTGCTTCTGGTTGGCTGAGAAATCTTTTTTCTCAGATTTAAATATTAAAAAAATTTCTAGGTTCATTTTCATTATCTTCTAGTGTGTTTTGATTGCTGCAACAACAACAAATTCCTATCGATAACATTCATCACATCCTACAAATGTTGTTGAGACATTTTCAATTGCCATCACATATTCCTCCTTTATTATTCTCATAATAAATGTCTCCAATAGATATTATCCCCAAAAATCAACTACTTCTTCTTGTTTTTTATTTGTTTTTAATTAGATTT from Streptococcus ruminantium includes:
- a CDS encoding ECF transporter S component — its product is MKNNKSNFVATIAIFFAVMLVVHLSSSIIFNLLPFPIKPTLIHIPVIIASILYGPRIGATLGGLMGMISVVTNTVILLPTSYLFTPFVPNGNILSLIIAIVPRILIGITPYFVHQFIKNKLGLLIAGAIGSMTNTVFVLGGIFVFFSSVYNANIQLMLAGIIGTNAIAEMVISSILALIIVPRILKLKNQHTS
- a CDS encoding glycosyltransferase family 2 protein; this encodes MVWLKGFLTVSQTLFLGHLTIYASFLMFSVIAGGVHLHERYKNREKYEKSKKSYPPISILVPAYNEEVTIISSIQSLLKLDYPVYEIIVLDDGSKDKTAKLVREYFQLEECHCEIKYRLSCRPYHRISEKWFGSVHLTLIEKENGGKGDVLNLGINAANHDYFLCIDADSILQKDSLKKLVRPMQKWDNVISVGGVVQVAQGVRIVDGQVNNYQLPWSLLPCAQAIEYDCAFLGTRILFDYLQSNLIISGAFGLFHKEYVIAVGGYDTQTLGEDMELVMKLHYFCRNNNISYRICYETSAICWSQAPNSLGDLCQQRRRWFLGLYQCLKKYYKMLSRVKFGVVGYFAYIYYLLFEFLAPFIETFGCFIILLSFFSHQLNTSFLVSLFCLHIVFCSLVTFTSFLQRAYSQDLFITPIDLCKAAIVSIFRYCCLHWILNYVRLTSFIGYKKKKKVWGEIKRTEYTT
- a CDS encoding polyphosphate polymerase domain-containing protein yields the protein MNEVLRKEKKYLIPLEAYYYLSLKLERIMQTDSHGKGDGYRVRSLYFDSLEDVDWQEKEDGLEVRRKIRLRNYGGNSPYAKLEMKQKQGDSQRKRSLLLPKDEAQALILGDTSVLLCHSEQLALESYYRMNQYCYRPKTIIEYRRKAFFAPENDIRVTFDWQVKGTEASHDIFDDDLLQYTLLDPHLVILEVKFNGFLLSYIKDLLAEVDRSELSASKYCMGRMISKHYQF
- a CDS encoding phosphopantothenate--cysteine ligase, with translation MKLLITSGGTSEAIDQVRAITNHASGSLGKIIAEQALKRGHQVTLVTTKQALKPDPQDCLTIIQITDVDSLKTTLEPLVKSHQVLIHSMAVSDYTPIYMTSLEELEKTDDLSCLLHKKNTEHKISSKEDYQVLFLKKTPKIISYVKEWNPAIRLIGFKLLVAVSKEELLAVARHSLEKNQADYILANDLVDIEENKHVAYLVDHATETQANTKDEIAQLILETLEKGG
- a CDS encoding DUF4956 domain-containing protein, translated to MKDLLRKILEHNGTLTIQDMFMHILVAALLGGVIYISYAYTHVGTTYSKKFNISLMTLTVLTATVMTVIGNNVALSLGMVGALSVVRFRTAVKDSRDTTYIFWTIVVGICCGVGDYIVAMIGSSVIFLLLLFWGRVKNENRMLLIVRATRDLEVSLEGLFFRYFSGQIVQRVKNTKSDMVELIFEVNRRVYDKSCTKEEGLVDQVYRLGEVEYFNIVTQSDDING
- a CDS encoding CotH kinase family protein is translated as MKLKLMYLLTLSCLIIGIFYLYVAQFRPSKERFHHHTIAVSHKPINSTEYLTSHLPIVEIDTENKQEIPQDRGLNEGSTRQQSVRSTIRLHDDLYQKNTLATKARIESLADVAYRGNSSRHFDKKSIKLRFVNKNGEDVAHTVAGMPKESEWVLHGPFLDRTLVRNYLSYNISGELMEYAPNVRYCELIVNGEYQGLYLIVESIEQGPYRIAIEKSNKRAVLTSYIAVWDRPHKAKNPVDNFVGYTHQAGISALDIRYPNIRNITKEQKDFIQRDISKIERILYSYDLKKYSQYIDRNAFATYFIINEFFRNTDAGIFSTYLYKDLRDKMKIAVWDFNNAFDNHIDVSYDQAGFSMLDVPWFNMMLKDKEFVDLVVQKYHHLRKNQLSTQRLQNYIDQTVDFLGSAIQRNNEKWGYVFQVQKVDSRNYLQPPERNQTSYGESVHVLKKFIEDRGKWLDKHIDTLYQYCAPSKNTNTLVD
- the coaC gene encoding phosphopantothenoylcysteine decarboxylase, whose protein sequence is MANITLAVTGSISAYKAADLTSQLTKLGHQVTVLMSQSAMDFITPLTFQSLSKNLVHTDVMIEENPSLIKHIDIAKETDLFLVAPASANTIAKLANGLADNIITATALALPDRTKKLVAPAMNTNMYLNPATQKNLSRLADYGFEEIKPRKALLACGDFGTGALAETEYILEKVSQTLYEKQ